Proteins co-encoded in one Bacteroidota bacterium genomic window:
- the lpxK gene encoding tetraacyldisaccharide 4'-kinase: MRMKFLLPFSWLYAFAVIVRNKLFDWGVLKPEDAGVPVISVGNLTVGGTGKTPLVEYIVTYLLREGRRVGVVSRGYKRKSTGVVVVSDGKKIVGTTEEGGDEPLQIAHKFPDAIVVVAESRVEAARQAVQCGADVVVMDDGFQHRYLKRDLDIVVVDATKDVLRDAVLPAGMLREPLSGLRRAHMVALSRFNENDPEHAGLEKKLSTYTTAPFTRFQYTLQEIRRVHDDGLASPDVVKRMSLIAFSGIGNHESFTTQLREAGFNPLNDMRFSDHHRYSEADMLTLASFAKAMNVDGCITTEKDAVRIRSDKTIAQKLIDEVPVFYTTIHVEIVGGQDTLHSSISSTTRGKAIS, encoded by the coding sequence GTGCGTATGAAATTCTTGCTGCCGTTTTCGTGGCTGTATGCGTTCGCTGTCATTGTTCGCAACAAGCTGTTTGATTGGGGCGTACTAAAACCGGAGGATGCGGGTGTTCCGGTTATTTCGGTAGGGAACCTCACGGTTGGCGGAACCGGAAAAACACCGCTGGTTGAGTACATTGTTACGTATTTGCTTCGTGAAGGAAGAAGGGTTGGAGTGGTAAGCAGGGGGTATAAACGGAAGTCGACCGGCGTTGTTGTTGTATCGGATGGAAAGAAGATTGTCGGTACAACCGAAGAGGGAGGCGACGAGCCTCTTCAGATAGCACATAAATTTCCCGATGCCATCGTGGTTGTAGCCGAAAGTCGGGTTGAAGCCGCACGGCAAGCCGTTCAGTGCGGGGCAGATGTTGTTGTGATGGATGACGGCTTTCAGCATCGTTATTTGAAAAGAGACCTGGATATCGTCGTCGTAGATGCGACGAAGGACGTTTTGCGAGACGCTGTTCTCCCGGCCGGTATGTTGCGGGAACCGCTCTCAGGATTGCGGCGAGCCCATATGGTTGCGCTATCGAGGTTCAACGAAAACGATCCTGAACATGCAGGCCTTGAAAAGAAACTCAGTACATACACAACCGCGCCGTTCACCCGTTTTCAGTACACGCTTCAGGAGATACGGCGTGTACATGACGACGGACTTGCATCGCCGGACGTTGTGAAGCGAATGAGCTTGATTGCATTCAGCGGGATCGGAAATCATGAATCATTCACGACTCAACTGCGTGAGGCGGGGTTCAATCCTCTGAACGATATGCGGTTTTCCGATCACCATCGCTACTCGGAAGCCGATATGCTCACGCTTGCTTCGTTCGCAAAAGCGATGAACGTCGATGGGTGCATCACCACGGAAAAGGATGCAGTCCGGATTCGATCAGACAAAACCATAGCCCAGAAACTGATTGACGAGGTTCCGGTATTCTATACAACAATACATGTGGAGATTGTCGGGGGACAAGATACTCTTCACTCGAGCATTAGCAGTACTACCAGGGGAAAGGCCATATCATGA
- the gatB gene encoding Asp-tRNA(Asn)/Glu-tRNA(Gln) amidotransferase subunit GatB, translating into MPGDQYEAVIGLEVHAQLLTKSKAFCGCPNSFGNEPNTNVCPVCLGMPGALPVLNRNLVEFILRMGLATNCTIAAKSVFARKNYFYPDLPKGYQISQYEEPMCSNGSVEIETEDGSRKNIGITRIHMEEDAGKSIHDAGSGTLVDLNRCGVPLIEIVSEPDIRSPKEAFSYLWKIRQLVTYLGICDGNMEEGSLRCDANVSVRKMGASGFGTKTEVKNMNSLRNVERALEFEINRQVALLENGKEIEQETLLWDADRNETQSMRSKEEAHDYRYFPDPDLVPVLVDEQWKNSVATHLPELPTPRRDRYIASLGLPRYDADVLTAERDTADYFEPALVALSNLNGKQQNDNAKMVSNWVMTDVLRVIGERKVPIGDFPIQPERLAEMIHLIQSGMISGTIAKQVFEEMLDHPDGPGIIVERKGWVQVTDTAAIEKAVAEILSANQSQVETFLNGGEKVFGWFVGETMKKLKGKGNPKLVNEILREQLNAKRIS; encoded by the coding sequence ATGCCGGGCGATCAGTACGAAGCGGTTATCGGGCTGGAAGTTCACGCGCAGCTTCTTACAAAATCGAAAGCATTCTGTGGCTGTCCCAATTCGTTCGGCAACGAACCGAATACGAATGTGTGTCCGGTCTGCCTCGGTATGCCGGGCGCGTTGCCAGTTCTCAACCGGAATCTTGTCGAGTTCATCCTGCGGATGGGATTGGCGACGAACTGCACAATTGCTGCCAAATCGGTTTTTGCCCGCAAGAACTATTTCTATCCCGATCTTCCCAAAGGATATCAGATCTCGCAGTACGAAGAGCCTATGTGCTCGAACGGGTCTGTCGAAATCGAAACGGAGGATGGAAGCCGGAAGAACATCGGCATTACCCGCATTCACATGGAAGAAGACGCGGGTAAATCGATTCACGATGCGGGAAGCGGCACGCTTGTCGATTTAAACCGTTGCGGCGTTCCCTTGATCGAAATCGTAAGCGAGCCGGATATTCGTTCCCCGAAGGAAGCCTTTTCATATCTGTGGAAAATCAGACAGCTTGTGACGTACCTCGGGATTTGTGACGGAAACATGGAGGAAGGAAGTCTGCGCTGCGACGCAAATGTCTCCGTTCGGAAGATGGGCGCAAGCGGGTTCGGCACGAAGACGGAAGTAAAGAACATGAACTCCCTTCGCAATGTCGAGCGGGCGCTGGAGTTCGAAATCAACCGGCAGGTGGCCTTGCTCGAAAATGGCAAGGAAATCGAGCAGGAGACGTTGTTGTGGGATGCAGATCGCAATGAGACACAGTCGATGCGCAGCAAGGAAGAGGCACACGATTACCGGTATTTCCCCGATCCGGATCTTGTGCCGGTGCTCGTTGACGAGCAATGGAAAAACAGCGTTGCAACCCATCTGCCGGAGCTCCCAACACCGAGACGTGACCGATATATTGCATCGCTCGGCTTGCCCCGCTATGATGCTGATGTGCTTACGGCTGAAAGGGATACAGCAGACTATTTCGAACCTGCTCTCGTTGCCTTGTCCAACCTTAACGGCAAACAGCAGAACGACAATGCAAAGATGGTCAGCAACTGGGTGATGACGGATGTTCTACGTGTGATCGGCGAGAGGAAAGTCCCGATTGGCGATTTCCCAATTCAGCCGGAACGGCTTGCAGAAATGATTCATCTCATTCAGTCCGGAATGATCAGCGGCACTATTGCAAAGCAGGTTTTTGAGGAAATGCTGGATCATCCTGACGGGCCGGGGATTATTGTTGAGAGAAAGGGCTGGGTTCAAGTGACGGACACTGCCGCCATTGAAAAGGCAGTTGCGGAGATCCTTTCGGCCAATCAATCTCAAGTAGAGACATTTCTGAACGGGGGCGAGAAAGTATTCGGATGGTTTGTCGGTGAGACAATGAAGAAGCTGAAAGGGAAAGGTAATCCGAAACTGGTAAACGAGATTCTGAGAGAACAACTCAACGCCAAACGCATCTCATAA
- the tpiA gene encoding triose-phosphate isomerase, with protein sequence MRRTVIAGNWKMYKTVEESIELINVLKPLTSNLKPNVDVIICPPLTSLAIASSLLKDSSIKLGAQNMSEHDEGAYTGEVSWKMLKSVGCEYVILGHSERRQYFGETNELINQKAKKALANGLKPIICVGEKLDEREAGVTEQIVSTQIKGVLAGISSDELKKVIIAYEPVWAIGTGKTATPLQAQQVHLHIRKLVGQLYSWNLAEGLVIQYGGSVKPDNAAELLAQDDIDGALVGGACLKADSFSSIIGSAPAR encoded by the coding sequence ATGCGAAGAACTGTAATTGCCGGAAACTGGAAAATGTACAAAACCGTTGAGGAATCCATTGAGCTGATCAACGTGCTCAAGCCTCTCACCTCCAATCTCAAACCGAACGTCGATGTCATTATCTGCCCGCCGCTTACATCGCTGGCCATTGCATCAAGTCTCCTGAAGGATTCGAGCATCAAGCTTGGGGCGCAGAACATGAGCGAGCACGACGAAGGTGCGTACACAGGAGAAGTATCATGGAAGATGTTGAAGTCTGTGGGATGCGAGTACGTGATCCTCGGACATTCCGAGCGACGGCAATACTTTGGCGAAACGAACGAGCTAATCAATCAGAAAGCCAAAAAAGCCCTGGCAAACGGACTGAAACCGATCATTTGTGTTGGCGAGAAGTTGGATGAACGCGAGGCCGGGGTGACCGAGCAGATTGTCTCGACTCAAATCAAGGGGGTCCTTGCCGGAATTTCATCAGACGAACTGAAGAAGGTAATAATTGCCTACGAGCCGGTTTGGGCGATCGGGACAGGTAAAACGGCGACGCCTTTGCAAGCCCAGCAAGTTCATCTTCATATCAGGAAGCTGGTTGGACAGCTTTACTCTTGGAACCTCGCTGAAGGTCTGGTCATTCAATATGGCGGCAGCGTCAAGCCTGACAATGCGGCTGAGTTGCTGGCACAGGATGACATAGATGGCGCGTTGGTGGGCGGAGCATGCCTTAAGGCGGATTCGTTTTCTTCAATAATTGGTTCAGCCCCCGCCCGCTGA
- the lpxB gene encoding lipid-A-disaccharide synthase: MLGRVMMIAGEASGDLHGSGVVRELKNRLPAIDVFGVGGDRMEAEGMELVHHISRLSFMGFMEVLKNLPTINELGRKLEALLDARRPDVVVLIDYPGFNLRFAKKAKQRNIKVLYYISPQVWAWHKGRVKKMRSLVDRMKVVFPFEVEIYKNEGIDVEFVGHPLAERIGSQVSRDEFFSENGFDREKKLLALLPGSRKQEIDNIFPVMLETAARLKQELDIQVAVGVAPNLGRNFLRGFMADSDSVTLVEHATYDVMAHADAAIVTSGTATLETGWFGTPMAVVYKTSPVTYTIGRALVGVPYIGLVNIVAGEKIVPEFVQNDMNMQNITHEMKRQLTDVAYAGDLRSRLSVIKTRLGEVGASAKVAEGIIELGE, translated from the coding sequence ATGCTTGGGCGCGTGATGATGATTGCCGGTGAGGCATCAGGCGACTTGCACGGCTCGGGCGTTGTCCGGGAATTGAAAAATCGTCTTCCGGCCATTGATGTGTTCGGAGTCGGAGGAGATCGAATGGAGGCCGAAGGGATGGAACTTGTCCATCACATCTCGCGCCTGTCATTCATGGGATTCATGGAAGTTCTCAAGAATCTTCCGACAATCAACGAGTTGGGACGAAAGCTGGAAGCGCTTCTCGATGCCCGCAGGCCGGATGTTGTTGTGTTGATTGATTACCCGGGTTTCAATCTTCGGTTTGCGAAGAAAGCAAAACAGCGGAACATCAAGGTTCTGTACTATATCAGTCCGCAGGTGTGGGCGTGGCACAAGGGACGTGTAAAGAAGATGCGCTCGCTCGTTGATCGGATGAAGGTTGTATTCCCGTTCGAAGTGGAAATCTATAAGAACGAAGGAATAGATGTTGAGTTTGTCGGGCACCCTCTCGCCGAAAGAATAGGGTCGCAGGTATCGAGGGATGAGTTCTTTTCCGAAAACGGATTTGATCGGGAGAAGAAACTGCTTGCCCTCTTGCCCGGAAGCCGCAAGCAAGAAATCGACAACATCTTTCCTGTGATGCTCGAAACGGCGGCACGTTTGAAGCAGGAACTTGACATTCAGGTTGCTGTCGGTGTGGCGCCGAATCTGGGGAGGAATTTCTTGAGAGGATTCATGGCAGATTCGGATTCCGTGACTCTTGTGGAACATGCAACATACGATGTCATGGCACACGCCGACGCAGCAATCGTCACATCGGGAACGGCAACGCTCGAAACAGGTTGGTTCGGAACGCCGATGGCTGTCGTATACAAAACATCGCCGGTAACGTACACTATCGGGCGGGCGTTGGTTGGTGTTCCGTATATCGGATTGGTAAATATTGTCGCGGGCGAGAAGATCGTCCCGGAGTTTGTACAGAACGACATGAATATGCAGAACATAACACACGAAATGAAGAGGCAACTTACTGATGTCGCGTATGCCGGAGATCTCAGGTCGAGGCTCTCGGTAATCAAAACCAGGCTGGGTGAGGTCGGGGCATCGGCAAAGGTTGCCGAAGGAATCATTGAACTTGGGGAGTAA
- a CDS encoding isoprenylcysteine carboxylmethyltransferase family protein, which translates to MSSQDDDFRKLVFKYRSYTPIPFLIVMVMFAEPTLVSLIAGFAIVALGETVRFWGVSIAGSETRTTGTVGGTYLITNGPFARVRNPLYVGNMLLYAGVGVMSMALFPWLLIAACVWFYIQYTLIVSKEEEYLAEQFGADYEHYKSHVPRFLPRLRAYVAPNPPPKRMKASEGFASERRTLQAIGIVTGILVVIFVVRS; encoded by the coding sequence ATGTCATCACAGGACGACGATTTCAGAAAGCTTGTCTTCAAGTATCGGAGCTACACGCCGATTCCGTTTTTGATTGTCATGGTCATGTTTGCGGAACCGACCCTTGTCAGTCTGATTGCAGGCTTTGCGATTGTCGCCCTCGGTGAAACAGTTCGTTTTTGGGGTGTTTCGATTGCAGGAAGCGAAACCCGGACAACAGGAACAGTCGGTGGAACGTACTTGATAACGAACGGACCATTTGCCCGCGTCCGCAATCCGTTATATGTCGGCAACATGCTGCTGTACGCCGGGGTTGGCGTGATGTCGATGGCGTTGTTTCCATGGTTGCTCATTGCGGCGTGTGTATGGTTCTACATTCAATACACACTGATTGTGTCGAAGGAAGAGGAATATCTGGCCGAACAATTCGGAGCCGACTATGAACACTACAAGAGTCACGTGCCCAGGTTTCTTCCGCGACTGAGAGCGTATGTTGCCCCGAATCCGCCGCCGAAACGCATGAAGGCCAGTGAGGGATTTGCATCGGAGCGGAGAACGTTGCAAGCGATCGGGATTGTCACAGGTATCCTCGTCGTTATCTTTGTAGTCCGGAGTTGA
- the smc gene encoding chromosome segregation protein SMC: MYLSKLEIIGFKSFAQKVNLSFDSGISAIVGPNGCGKTNIVDAIRWVLGEQRYSALRSEKMEDVIFNGTKSRKPLGMAEASLVIENNKGILPSEYTQVTVGRRVFRSGESEYLLNKVPCRLKDILDLFMDTGMGADAYSVIELKMVEIILSDRTEERRRLFEEAAGVTKYKHRRKAAYRKLEAVQADLVRVNDIVLEVQKAVNSLERQARKAEQYNDLKTKLRAFEIDVMEREYAQLLGRVEPLQVRFAEMTSSRAKIDVDLSREEAGLEELRQSMNEAEKRLIEAQRDVSQHMEKVNRIEQKNLVAAERSKALHDNIQRYEREREEQCGEKTRLEALVVALGQTIIDLTAQQQQLNDDLTLHREQASEAGRRLDEKESELAFLSERTLALVQSISERQRAQDKQRGRVENLNGRMARAAEENREYEDELVRLAAEVEEHTTQDKQLRRQFSEAEVKYYEAEKNKKELEEKLDALQREEMDVVAESNRIAARIDFLKGLIESKEGFSEGVRFLSTTDKWNRPARQLTVADAVHAEDTFAVAIEAALGEHAGLIVVDSTEEIERGVSLLKEEQKGKATFVALNRLPLLTSRYAIPKEPGVCGWAIDHARFDPLYDSLFHLLLDRVLIVEDAATAKAISTKYTGIRCVTLEGETTSGAGMTRGGSRRLDEGGVIGKQNQIEALQREFHAVNAKLSSIKQMSERVAAQHDAIDLKSISGMVKDIEKEMNAVEMRIAQLEFERKRARDVMEKNTEEIQTLNAEANELLAVIASEAPELDKLREEKTAVEQNVGAATSERETLESDFERLSKEVNELEIKAVQLGGTLQNTENESTRSRESIAAIALTLDKRETDIGVAQQEISHINSSVEEDAIVLGELMAELSRLELHRSNVERENLHLREEMHRIQLKIRDERRSHDDTIQAVHDLELKIADLKAKIEHLKERAFTEFELQLEVKTYPEDEFVDFAALRDEIQRFRDKIKSLGNINFAAFEEYTEEKQRFEFLSTQRDDLIEAEKTLLATIEEINATAQAKFLETFEKIRQNFIETFKSLFDPGDECDLKLEEDVDPLEAGIDIIAKPRGKRPTSIHLLSGGEKTLTATALLFAIYLVKPSPFCILDEVDAPLDDANIDRFTRIIRKFSDNTQFIVVTHNKRTMEAANALYGVTMEEEGVSKLVTVRFNQGSQVQSAAVVSG; encoded by the coding sequence ATGTATCTTTCCAAACTCGAAATAATCGGCTTCAAATCTTTCGCGCAGAAGGTGAACCTCTCGTTCGATTCGGGTATTTCGGCCATTGTCGGCCCGAACGGATGCGGCAAAACCAATATCGTTGATGCCATCCGGTGGGTTCTGGGCGAGCAGCGGTACAGCGCCCTCCGGTCCGAGAAGATGGAAGATGTGATTTTCAACGGAACAAAAAGCCGTAAACCCCTCGGCATGGCGGAGGCATCTCTTGTTATCGAAAACAACAAGGGAATCCTCCCTTCGGAATATACGCAAGTAACCGTTGGGCGACGTGTGTTTCGTTCGGGGGAGAGCGAATATCTGTTGAACAAAGTTCCGTGCAGGCTCAAGGATATTCTCGACCTCTTCATGGATACGGGAATGGGTGCCGATGCGTATTCGGTGATTGAATTGAAGATGGTGGAAATAATTCTGAGCGACAGAACCGAGGAACGTCGCCGTTTGTTTGAAGAGGCCGCGGGCGTCACGAAGTACAAACACCGCCGGAAAGCCGCCTACCGCAAACTCGAAGCCGTGCAAGCCGATCTTGTTCGTGTCAACGATATTGTGCTGGAGGTTCAGAAGGCTGTCAACTCACTCGAACGTCAGGCACGGAAAGCCGAACAATATAACGACCTGAAAACGAAACTTCGTGCGTTTGAGATTGATGTGATGGAACGGGAGTATGCCCAGCTTCTCGGACGCGTCGAACCGCTGCAGGTTCGGTTCGCCGAGATGACATCCAGCAGGGCGAAGATCGACGTTGATCTCTCCCGCGAAGAAGCCGGGCTCGAAGAACTCCGCCAGTCAATGAACGAAGCCGAAAAACGGCTCATCGAAGCTCAACGGGATGTCAGCCAGCATATGGAGAAGGTCAACCGCATCGAGCAGAAGAACCTTGTTGCTGCCGAACGCTCGAAGGCCCTGCACGATAACATCCAGCGGTACGAACGTGAACGGGAAGAACAGTGCGGCGAGAAGACCCGCCTCGAAGCGCTTGTGGTGGCGCTCGGGCAAACCATTATCGATTTGACGGCACAGCAGCAACAATTGAACGACGATCTCACGCTTCACCGCGAGCAAGCATCCGAAGCCGGTCGAAGACTCGATGAAAAGGAATCAGAACTGGCATTCCTGAGCGAACGGACGCTCGCGCTGGTTCAATCAATATCCGAGCGGCAACGCGCACAGGACAAGCAGAGGGGTCGTGTGGAAAACCTCAACGGCCGGATGGCGCGGGCGGCGGAAGAAAACAGGGAGTACGAAGACGAACTCGTCCGCCTTGCAGCCGAAGTGGAAGAACATACGACTCAAGACAAACAGCTCCGCAGGCAATTCAGTGAAGCAGAAGTCAAATACTATGAAGCGGAGAAAAACAAAAAGGAACTCGAGGAAAAACTCGATGCGCTTCAGCGCGAGGAAATGGATGTTGTCGCCGAGTCAAACCGGATCGCAGCCCGCATTGATTTTTTGAAAGGGTTGATTGAAAGCAAAGAGGGCTTTTCCGAGGGGGTGCGTTTTCTTTCGACAACAGATAAATGGAATCGACCCGCCCGCCAACTGACTGTCGCGGATGCCGTCCATGCAGAGGATACATTTGCCGTAGCGATCGAGGCCGCGCTCGGCGAACATGCAGGGTTGATTGTGGTTGATTCGACGGAAGAAATCGAGCGGGGCGTTTCGTTGCTGAAGGAAGAACAAAAAGGGAAAGCAACATTTGTTGCGCTGAACCGCCTTCCTCTTCTGACCAGTCGCTATGCAATTCCGAAGGAACCGGGCGTGTGTGGCTGGGCAATAGACCATGCCCGATTTGATCCGCTCTACGATTCCTTGTTCCATCTGTTGCTTGACCGGGTACTGATCGTCGAGGACGCCGCGACGGCAAAAGCCATCAGCACAAAATACACCGGCATCCGATGTGTAACCCTCGAGGGTGAAACAACATCAGGCGCGGGGATGACCCGCGGCGGCAGCAGGCGGCTTGATGAAGGCGGCGTGATCGGCAAGCAAAATCAGATTGAAGCGTTGCAGCGGGAATTCCATGCGGTGAATGCAAAGCTTTCCTCAATCAAACAGATGTCCGAACGTGTGGCCGCCCAGCACGACGCTATTGACCTGAAATCCATCTCGGGAATGGTGAAAGACATCGAGAAGGAAATGAACGCAGTGGAAATGCGCATTGCGCAGCTTGAGTTCGAGCGCAAGCGTGCGCGGGATGTGATGGAGAAGAACACGGAAGAAATCCAAACGCTGAATGCTGAAGCCAATGAACTTCTTGCAGTGATTGCGAGCGAAGCTCCGGAACTTGACAAGCTGCGGGAAGAGAAAACAGCTGTCGAGCAGAATGTCGGGGCCGCAACGAGTGAACGGGAAACCCTCGAATCGGATTTCGAGCGGCTATCCAAAGAGGTAAACGAGCTTGAAATCAAAGCTGTGCAGTTGGGAGGGACACTGCAGAATACAGAAAATGAGTCGACGAGAAGCAGGGAGAGTATTGCGGCAATTGCCCTCACGCTGGACAAAAGAGAGACGGATATCGGCGTTGCACAGCAAGAAATTTCTCATATCAATTCTTCGGTTGAAGAGGATGCGATCGTACTCGGTGAATTGATGGCTGAACTCTCCCGGCTGGAGTTGCATAGATCAAATGTCGAACGCGAGAATCTTCACCTCCGCGAGGAAATGCATCGGATTCAACTGAAGATACGTGATGAACGCCGTTCACATGACGACACGATACAAGCCGTGCATGATCTTGAACTCAAGATCGCCGACCTCAAAGCGAAGATAGAGCATCTGAAAGAGCGGGCATTTACGGAATTCGAACTTCAACTTGAGGTAAAAACCTATCCGGAAGATGAGTTCGTGGACTTCGCCGCGCTGCGGGATGAAATTCAGCGCTTCCGCGACAAGATCAAATCGCTCGGAAACATCAACTTTGCCGCATTTGAAGAGTACACGGAAGAAAAGCAGCGATTCGAATTTCTTTCAACGCAACGTGACGACCTGATAGAAGCCGAAAAGACACTGCTGGCGACGATTGAAGAAATCAATGCGACGGCACAAGCCAAATTCCTCGAAACCTTCGAGAAGATCCGCCAGAATTTCATCGAAACGTTCAAAAGTCTGTTTGATCCCGGAGATGAATGCGACCTGAAGCTTGAGGAGGATGTTGATCCGCTCGAAGCAGGCATTGATATTATTGCGAAGCCGCGAGGCAAACGACCGACTTCCATTCATCTCCTTTCCGGGGGAGAGAAAACGCTGACGGCGACGGCATTGCTGTTTGCCATTTATCTTGTGAAACCCAGCCCGTTTTGTATTCTCGACGAAGTCGATGCACCGCTGGATGATGCGAACATCGACCGGTTCACGCGCATTATCCGGAAATTTTCCGACAACACGCAGTTCATTGTTGTTACGCATAACAAGCGGACAATGGAGGCTGCCAATGCCCTCTACGGCGTGACGATGGAAGAAGAAGGAGTGTCGAAACTCGTTACTGTTCGTTTCAATCAAGGCTCGCAAGTGCAATCTGCCGCTGTGGTATCGGGTTAG
- the sucC gene encoding ADP-forming succinate--CoA ligase subunit beta, whose translation MKVHEYQGKEILRKFGVATPAGKPAFSVDEAVAIAQELGGSVWVVKAQIHAGGRGKGGGVKVARSLQEVRDFASQILGMTLVTHQTGPEGRLVKRLLIEQGVNIARELYVGITLDRSTSRNVVMASTEGGVEIEKVAEETPEKILKEFVDPAVGFQDFQARNIAFGLGLTGDAFKNGVKFLKALYRAYDEMDCSLAEINPLVVTGEGGILALDAKINFDDNALYRHPELESLRDLDEEDPLEIEASKSNLNYIKLDGNVGCMVNGAGLAMGTMDIIKLAGGEPANFLDVGGTASAQTVENGFKIILSDKHVRAVLINIFGGIVRCDRVATGVVEAAKKVHINIPVVVRLAGTNADLAADILANSGMNFLVAKTLKEAAEKVTEAIKN comes from the coding sequence ATGAAAGTTCATGAGTACCAGGGGAAAGAAATTCTGAGAAAATTCGGCGTTGCAACTCCGGCCGGGAAGCCCGCTTTTTCTGTTGATGAGGCTGTTGCGATTGCGCAGGAGCTTGGTGGCAGTGTGTGGGTTGTGAAGGCGCAAATTCATGCCGGCGGACGAGGAAAAGGGGGCGGCGTCAAAGTCGCCAGAAGTCTGCAGGAAGTCCGCGATTTTGCATCACAGATTCTCGGGATGACCCTCGTGACTCATCAGACAGGTCCTGAAGGAAGACTCGTCAAGAGATTGCTGATAGAGCAGGGCGTGAACATCGCCCGCGAGTTGTACGTAGGCATTACGCTCGACCGCTCGACATCGCGCAACGTGGTGATGGCATCAACGGAAGGTGGAGTGGAAATTGAGAAAGTTGCGGAGGAAACTCCGGAGAAGATCTTGAAGGAGTTTGTCGATCCGGCGGTCGGGTTCCAGGATTTTCAGGCCAGAAACATTGCCTTTGGGCTGGGGTTGACGGGTGATGCGTTCAAGAACGGCGTGAAATTTTTGAAAGCGTTGTATCGTGCGTATGATGAAATGGATTGCTCGCTTGCGGAGATAAACCCGCTTGTTGTAACGGGAGAGGGTGGCATTCTCGCCCTCGACGCAAAAATCAACTTTGACGACAATGCTTTGTACCGTCATCCCGAATTGGAATCGTTGAGAGATTTGGATGAAGAAGATCCGCTCGAAATCGAGGCATCGAAATCCAATCTCAACTACATCAAGCTCGATGGTAACGTCGGCTGCATGGTGAACGGAGCCGGACTTGCAATGGGCACGATGGATATCATCAAGCTTGCCGGAGGCGAGCCCGCCAATTTTCTTGATGTCGGCGGAACGGCAAGCGCGCAGACAGTTGAGAATGGATTCAAAATCATTCTTTCGGACAAACACGTCAGGGCTGTTCTCATCAATATCTTCGGGGGAATTGTCCGCTGCGACCGAGTTGCCACGGGCGTGGTCGAAGCGGCGAAGAAAGTCCATATCAATATTCCCGTGGTTGTCCGGCTTGCCGGAACCAACGCCGACCTTGCGGCGGATATTCTGGCGAATTCGGGAATGAACTTTCTTGTTGCCAAGACTCTGAAGGAAGCTGCAGAGAAAGTGACCGAGGCTATCAAGAACTGA
- a CDS encoding MtnX-like HAD-IB family phosphatase → MLKIFVDFDGTITRHDVGNAFFREFGGEKCSGYVAEYKAEKISAKELFRKEVAAMGALDEQEAGEFLFRQPIDGSFKNFVEFCRARSIEFHVVSDGLDYYIRKILSYNGIEGISFFANNLAVVRKDGIAQLDISFPYDDAECTRCACCKRNIMLTHSGDEDIIVYIGEGYSDRCPVQYADFVFAKDELQKFCQEKNISYFLYNSFNDVVERMKDLLLRKKLRKRREAEMKRREAFIGE, encoded by the coding sequence GTGTTAAAGATCTTTGTTGATTTTGACGGAACGATAACACGGCATGATGTCGGCAATGCGTTCTTCAGGGAGTTTGGCGGGGAGAAATGCAGCGGGTATGTTGCCGAGTACAAGGCGGAGAAAATATCAGCGAAAGAACTCTTTCGAAAAGAGGTCGCCGCGATGGGGGCGCTGGATGAGCAAGAGGCGGGAGAATTTCTCTTCCGTCAGCCGATTGATGGTAGCTTCAAGAATTTCGTGGAATTCTGTCGCGCCCGCTCAATCGAGTTTCATGTTGTCAGTGACGGACTTGATTACTATATCCGAAAAATTCTGTCGTACAACGGCATTGAAGGCATTTCGTTCTTTGCAAACAATCTGGCGGTTGTCCGGAAAGATGGCATTGCGCAGCTTGATATCAGTTTTCCGTATGATGATGCAGAGTGTACGCGTTGCGCCTGCTGCAAGCGGAACATCATGCTGACACATTCCGGTGATGAAGACATCATCGTGTATATCGGCGAAGGATACTCGGACAGATGCCCTGTACAGTATGCCGATTTCGTGTTTGCAAAGGACGAGTTGCAAAAGTTCTGTCAGGAGAAGAACATTTCCTACTTTCTCTACAACTCATTTAACGATGTCGTGGAGAGAATGAAGGATCTTCTTTTGCGGAAGAAACTGAGAAAGAGACGGGAAGCAGAAATGAAGCGCAGGGAAGCGTTCATCGGCGAGTAA